The DNA region gttttaaatacatttattgatttataaatatataaattagaaatgttgggtgtggaggcatacttttaaacacactaaactaccagcaggtggcggtaagtcacttcatgagcgagttacttcaactgattcgagcaaaacgctgaatcatagcaaaatgTTGCTAGGAGAAtacttctgctgcgatccttgtttggaactattttcgttggtgaaacagaacagaacagtgaaaatattttgtctaatatgtaagtaactactagactaactacttgtttattgaactaaaatcaatgtaacatttataattgtcagaatattcagcaaaaagctcacttgatatattactgaactatatcatgttataaataaactaacgttatacattttaaatttttacctcagtgtgtttctttagagtgctgttaacgttacattcatttgttttaaagtatgtcactagaccagaaatacaccatccattatcaatttctgtttacgttgaatgtattaaaatataaatatttcttgcctttcgatgctttgCTAGTCACTTTTGCtgttgtcacttcagttttaattaggcggtttgttcggtcgggcaagtaaaaaaaaaaaaaaaaaaaaatttttaaaagtatctcgaaggctggcggtcagctagcttgacctatatttattattattataattgagaacattatatacagaaaaaggtagtttgacctgtattctgctactgcgattctgtctgaagacgcagttacttccacagagggaggaaaaaaatctacagttgttagcaactggccttagccaagccctatattcagttttttcaagctaagtatcgctgaacttgcacttccccaaagctaaaaagttaaatccattttacttctgcggtacaatccgagagagactcgtgccattaacagaaagctgattggctattgcatgctggtctcatttgtagtttaaatacagcaaattatatttgaaatagtgaaataaagaactacaacaccacggaaacaacaaaaagagaatttaaatgagcattagaggtagcgttacatggacatcggaaaaataagacctgtgtaaaattatttaagacctagaacagcgaatttaagactttttaaggcctaaaatttagatttttaaattttagactttttaagactttttaagaccccgcggaaaccctgagtGTGGGGGAGCAGAGCTCATTACCATTTAAAGGGGCATGCACTGAAAcggctcgctgtgaacagagctgtttttgacaaggtaaaaaaagtgttgtttttcactaccattgagaaattttaaccaaagtatgttatagacttttttatcaagaccctaaagaatcatatcaacttgtggaaaatgaacATCTGCTGACCCTTTTAAAACTTCCACAATTTGTAAAAATGGTTATAACCCTTCAAATTATACAGTAAAGGATATAAACCTGGCTCCTCAGATGTTGCTGGTTTCTTCTGTGCTTTTTTTCTGGGTCTTGTGTTGGTCTTCTGATTGGAATTATATTGTTCCTGACACTCTTCAGGTGAACGAGTGCCGACAATATACGCAACGTGTGCCCAGTAACCGCTCTTGTGCTTGGGTAATGAATTGACAGCCCTGCCCAGAGAGATGCACAGTACTATCATGATCGATCTACATTTCatgcattcaaactaatgatGTGAATTTGTAAAACAATAGTTAGAACGTCTAATAACTAGGGTGAAAAACCAAGTAAACCTAAAGGGTTAGTTCGCcaaaaaacattcaaattctgtcattgattactcaccctcatgtcgtttcaaacctgtaagaccttcgttcatcttcaagacacattaagatatttttggtgaaatccgagagctctctgaccctccatagacacaactgaaatgttcccaggtcattggtaaaatagtccttgtttgtaattttacgaagctacaagaatactttttgtgagcaaagaaagcaaaaataacgactttattcaacatctCTTCTCCTCCTCATCCCAACAACGTGCATGCATTGTTTACATTTAGAGAAAGCATGAGCATGCATCGTAATAGTCTCcataataaaatcattatttttgttttctttgcggacaaaaagcattctcatagCTTCGAAAATTACAGGTGTGACCCATTATGTCACATCACCTATTTTACCGATGACCTGGCAACATTTCAGTTGTTTTGccgtctatggagggtcagagagctctcggatttcataaaaaaatatcataatttctgaatatgaacaaaggtctcaaCAGGTTTGAAaggacatgaggctgagtaattaatgacagaattttcattttttttgtggactaaccctttaaatctcaaataaaatctcaaaaaaaTCTTGTAATGGCATTCAGAATTAAAGCTTACTCGTGTAGTTTTTGTAGTTCTTCTTCAGTCCATTTTCCATCCAATAGCTCATGTTGTTCATTCACATTGCTGCTTTCTGTTTGTGGCTTTTTGTTTCTAGTGTTTGCTTTTCCTGTTTCGGATTTCTTTGATCTTCTGTTTTTTGAAACAGCATGTTGAACACTTTCCTCATCCTCTGAGTGCTCAGAATGCATGTCCTCTGGGGACGCACGGTGTCTATTTGTTTTAAATTCAGACTTAGCTTTCCTTTGTCTTGTCCTCAATAAAGTACGTGCAGGCTTCTTGTTGTGTCGCCTTCTCtcttcatcaccatcatcatcatcatctgtaGGAAAATCAATGGAATCTCCTACCAAAACATCATCTGAGTATCTCTGCGAGGCCTTTTTTGGCCTACGTGAACGTCTCACAGAGTCCTTTTCATTTTGTTCCTCATGACTGGTGGACTCTTGCACCACAGAGTTCTCAGTCTTAAGCGGGTTTGTTAGCCGTTTGCGGTCTGCAGGCTTCTTGTCGTGTCGCCTTCTTTCTTCATCCTCATCTGTGGGAAAATCAATAGAATCTCCTACCAAAACATCATCTGAGTATCTCCGCAAGATCTTTTTTGGTGTACGAGAATGTCTCACAGAGTCCTGTTCGTTTTGTTCCTTATGACTGTTCAGAGACTGAGAGGTCTCAGTCTTATGAGGTTTTGTTAGTTGTTTGTGATTTGTGGACCCTTTTCCTCTTTGCCTTTTTGGAGGGTCTGGagatgcaaatgagctgtttgagTCAGTAGAGTATTGGGCTCTGGAGTATATCCGAGCACTGCGGCGTAAGGAGCTGTTGTCGTGTGTTATGGATTGTGACTCATCCTGAATTTTCTTTTGGGAAGACTTGCTATTGCGCTTTGTCTTTGGAACATTCTCAAAGCCTGCTTCCTGCTCATCATATGACACTGCTCCATCTCTCACTGAATCAACCTCGGTGTTCTCTATCATTTCTGACTCTGAACCCATTGCGTTTTCCTCTCCTCCTGACTGTTGCTTTCTCAGAGAGGCTCTTTGAGGTCGAATAGCTTTTTGTTTCACTGCATGACCGGAGTTAGAGCCGAGGGCCATAACTAGAGGTCCTTTCTGAGCTCTTGGTGGTTTATTCAGTGTTGTGCTCTCAATTGGAGGTGAATTGCTCTGAGATTGGACTTTTCTTTGGGGTTTGGAACGCTGTTTGATTCTCCTCATTGGCACTGACAGTTCATCTTCACTGCTAGATGTGTTTCGCCTgcctttttaaaaacaaacaaatgtgaaAACTTGCAACAGAAAAACAACTGTGATTAAAAGCACATGTTATCAATGCACACCTCTTCCCAGAGTTTCAGGCCTGGATGATTGTTCTTCAGTGATTTGCGATGTTGCCATAGTTACTGGCTTCTTTGGCTGGAAAGAAAAATAACATCAAATTTAAGAAATGGCCCACCTGCACCATAACAATATAAAAAGTCCCCGTAAATGCCACTAGAGATCAAAGACATTGTTTGTGGTGCTGAATGAAATGAGAAGAGTACCGTAGACAGCAGTGAAGTAGAATAGTCCTCATGGATAGTGACATTCATGTCAGAGTCCATAACAATCCTCCCTCCTTTCCAGTATTCCAGTGGTGGTTTGATGAGTCGGCCACTGCGGGAAACTATTCCACTGCCCTGCTGAATGCTGTCAGTAGGAGTGATGGGAGCTGTACCACgaaaaaatgtattagtttgACTGTTTCAAACCTATGGGGATGaacaaaattaaaactaaacaTCTGAACTGGGATTCCTGAACATTCTTGATTCTGACATCACTAGACAATATATGAATCAGTTAATTAATATTGATTCAGTAACAAATCATTCAGACAGATTTGTCTAAATGATTTAAATGCCATCTTTCCTGTTGAAATGTTATACTCACATGTTACAATCGCCTGAATTTTGGGATGTTTGGATGTTGACTTTTTAGAGGCCTGTTGATTTTTAGCATCGGTAGGTTTCACAACACTGTTGTCCTTTTGACTTTTCTGAGGTCTAAAACAAAAATAGGCAAAattgtttaaaggagaagtttacttccagaatgaaaatttcctgataatttactcatctccatgtcatccaagatggtaatcttttttcttcagtcgcaaagaaataggaaaacatttcaatgcagcatcaaagggctctacacgatcccagccgagggtcttatctagcgaaacgatcagtcattttcttaaaaaataaaggtttatatactttttaaccatggTTACTTTTTAGCCTTCACATGTGCGTGATTACGTAGTGtttagcctcgttcagactgtcagcccaaatccgattttgtcctGGATCTGGATAGAATcggatttgaataactgactgtccacacagtcatatcgcaactgttcaaatccgatttgtgtgtccataagcgctctttcgttttacggaatgtgcgttggtttaAGGCAATGCAGTTGCGTTATTatgccaacgctaaaaacaacaataacagcaatatagtttgcaatatagatgcagtcttgcgatatgacaacgttgccgtcgcgctggattatatttcatcttctaaagcagcggcagaaacgcaggaagctggaatgtgcgactttattctgtgctgccgtctctGCCTGTtttcaaaactcaaagaggtgcgtatatGTTTTCCACTGAAACGTCTGACGTGTTTACGTTTTACGGggcatgaaaacgtgaaaaagcagaaatccgatttgaataggattccaaaccacatacgaatgtagctcgaaacggatttgaccaaatcggatttcatgtagtttgttgctgttcagactacatAAATATGATCGGaattcaatcggatttgcatacaaatcggatttgggctgacagtctgaacaaggCTTATGAGGTCAAACTAGAGTAAgatgtgcatttgtggttaaaaggtatatcaatttgtatttttcttagaaaatgacagattgttgtgctagataagacccttattcctcggctgggatcgtgtagagtcctttaaagctgcactgaaactgcagtttggacctttaacctgttggctACCATTGAAGTCAACTGtaagaagaaaaatcctggaatgtttcctcaaaaaccttaatattccttacaaagaaaaaaagaaagacatgaacattttggatgacatgctggtgagtaaattttcattctggaagtgaacttctccttaaatGAAATTTAGTTTCTTTTCATAATTTGATAAATGACCTAACAGAGTTGAGGTTACTTACCCCGTATGACCACTCAAAAACTGATCCAGGTACTCCTTCCACATTTTTGGAAACCCAAAAAGAAACTTCTTCAAAAACCATGATGGAAACGCtgtaagagttaaaaaaaaattgtgaagtaaaataaacagaattCAAGTAATGCAACCTGATGTAAAAAGCGTTTTCTTACATGAATTGGGATGGTTAGCCATTTTCCCAACAAGGACGTAGGTTCTGCCAGATGATGTCTTGAGAACATTGCTTGAGATTCTTTCAATGATAAAACTGCTGTGCCAAGGTATCATAGTATCTCTGTATGCATCAAACTAAACCATTTTAGAGCTACATAAAACAACTTTATGGAGGATTAATGAAAGACATAATGCAGTGAACATTTCACTTGATTCTATAATACAGCACAAGCAAAACATTGCCATGTCTTCAAAATCAGTCAAGATAAAAGTAAAGGGGGGAAAGTAGGAAGCAGATATCTTACATGCGAATACCGTCAACCACAAGATCTTTGTTGAGTAGTTTCAAAACCCAGTCTTTTAAATGAATCCCCCTCACCTAAAAGACAA from Garra rufa chromosome 21, GarRuf1.0, whole genome shotgun sequence includes:
- the mis18bp1 gene encoding mis18-binding protein 1 — its product is MYHPLQEYLIAPEAPKSGDMITPVKSIPKAAHNWVTGSGRKNSNRDLFVMNSTAQNAEENSPNIPCELSSINATVEVPLQDKSDLMLKRCAETPAKIFARMKAKVQRQNTAGHGAASDHVRNQEMCAIIPSNPVNQCSQKSNANQETYVLALSPPQSPSGEAQAEEMDLPQGSYSSNLHKVPGRQHETFNMESESFIEPYVLLENISEEMLSEMKASRKQMPENRNRQPCVLLEKVVPDESLAQLRKPITYVSSSKDRNREPCVLLEKVVSDETLAQLQRKPITYVSSSKDRNGGGVVFGERSIAVEKENEENLHTDTSCSPASDPFGQSESRSESTEMVPGLPQPHHNLLDDPLLQLSPRVLIPRKKVSVFQSKQQARQADVALDEETNVRGIHLKDWVLKLLNKDLVVDGIRIDTMIPWHSSFIIERISSNVLKTSSGRTYVLVGKMANHPNSSFPSWFLKKFLFGFPKMWKEYLDQFLSGHTGPQKSQKDNSVVKPTDAKNQQASKKSTSKHPKIQAIVTSPITPTDSIQQGSGIVSRSGRLIKPPLEYWKGGRIVMDSDMNVTIHEDYSTSLLSTPKKPVTMATSQITEEQSSRPETLGRGRRNTSSSEDELSVPMRRIKQRSKPQRKVQSQSNSPPIESTTLNKPPRAQKGPLVMALGSNSGHAVKQKAIRPQRASLRKQQSGGEENAMGSESEMIENTEVDSVRDGAVSYDEQEAGFENVPKTKRNSKSSQKKIQDESQSITHDNSSLRRSARIYSRAQYSTDSNSSFASPDPPKRQRGKGSTNHKQLTKPHKTETSQSLNSHKEQNEQDSVRHSRTPKKILRRYSDDVLVGDSIDFPTDEDEERRRHDKKPADRKRLTNPLKTENSVVQESTSHEEQNEKDSVRRSRRPKKASQRYSDDVLVGDSIDFPTDDDDDGDEERRRHNKKPARTLLRTRQRKAKSEFKTNRHRASPEDMHSEHSEDEESVQHAVSKNRRSKKSETGKANTRNKKPQTESSNVNEQHELLDGKWTEEELQKLHEAVNSLPKHKSGYWAHVAYIVGTRSPEECQEQYNSNQKTNTRPRKKAQKKPATSEEPGKEIVEITAKAGTLKRRQQMRHFLDHMPKDDHDDVFANSPMHNKQIKLPVFAANGDVEDFSLLQNPQTPSSSISTTAKTPQCLHISPGMLGSINKNNMDKYIFHLQKNQKGRKRGKKAEPMEKLMPTPVGKKALKRCVAEDDDFVVWNMLSDKDIPSQDDDSDEEDDYFMEYC